Below is a window of Leucobacter chromiiresistens DNA.
ATTCTGAAGCGCGAGGTGGTGCCCGAGAACGTCGCCGACGCGGTGTACGTGCTCACCGGCCCCGAGCTCACCCGCACCACGGGCCTCCACATCCCGGTCGACTCCGGCGTCGCCGCCGCGTTCCTGCGATGACCGACAGGGCGGGGGGATCGGCGGTCGCCGCCGTCGATCTCGGCGCGACGAGCGGGCGCGTGATCGTCGGGCGCATCGAGCAGGGCGCGGAGGGCGCGCAGCTGCGCACCCAGCACGTCGCCCGCTTCGCGAACGATCCCGTGCGCACGAGCGACGGCCTGCACTGGAACTTCCTCGAGCTCTACCACCAGGCGCTGCAGGGGCTCGCGGCCGCCGAGCGCGGCGCGCCGGGCGAGATCGCGTCGATCGGCATCGACTCGTGGGCCGTCGACTACGGCCTGCTGCGCCGCGGCCGCCTGCTCGGCATCCCGTACCACTACCGCGACGCCCGCTGCGATGCCGGGGTCGCGGCGGTGCATGCGCGCATTCCCGCTGACCGCCTGTACGCGCGCAACGGGCTGCAGCATCTCACGTTCAACACGATCTTCCAACTCGCCGCCGAGGACGGCCTGCTCGACGTCGCCGACCGCGCGCTGCTCGTGCCCGACCTGCTGAACTACTGGCTCACGGGCGTGGAGGCCGCGGAGCGGAGCAATGCGTCGACGACCGGCCTCCTCGACCCGCGCACCCGGGAGTGGGATCTCGAGCTCGCCGACGCGGTCGGCATCCCCGCGAGCATCCTGCCGCCCCTCATCGACGCCGGCACGCGCCTCGGCCGGGTCGCCGGCGACGCGGCGACGGTCATCGGTCGGGCGATCGACGTCGTCGCGGTCGCCTCCCACGACACGGCCTCGGCCGTCGCAGCGGTGCCGGCCACGCGATCCGACTTCGCGTACATCTCGTGCGGCACCTGGGGTCTCGTCGGCCTCGAGCTCGACGCGCCGGTGCTCACCGACGCCGCCCGCCGCGCGAACTTCACCAACGAGGGCGGCATCGAGGGCACCACCCGCTTCCTGCACAACGTGATGGGCACCTGGCTGTTCTCGGAGTCGCTGCGCCACTGGGAGCCCGGTGCGACGAACGCGCAGCGGTCGAGCCT
It encodes the following:
- a CDS encoding rhamnulokinase translates to MTDRAGGSAVAAVDLGATSGRVIVGRIEQGAEGAQLRTQHVARFANDPVRTSDGLHWNFLELYHQALQGLAAAERGAPGEIASIGIDSWAVDYGLLRRGRLLGIPYHYRDARCDAGVAAVHARIPADRLYARNGLQHLTFNTIFQLAAEDGLLDVADRALLVPDLLNYWLTGVEAAERSNASTTGLLDPRTREWDLELADAVGIPASILPPLIDAGTRLGRVAGDAATVIGRAIDVVAVASHDTASAVAAVPATRSDFAYISCGTWGLVGLELDAPVLTDAARRANFTNEGGIEGTTRFLHNVMGTWLFSESLRHWEPGATNAQRSSLLGELLAEAAKLTGDVPVFDANDPGFLPPGDLPDRIVRWFEARGERAPEGRVEIVRSITESLAVAFADAVETAGRLADRDVSTIHVVGGGSQNTLLCQRLADRSGLDVLAGPVEATAMGNLLIQAQTLGLIGPGLAELRAVVARSTAPIRYTPATGRRTRGLPDAGAGAGAGAGAAGMSADCDNRER